GAGCAAGCTGGGCGCCCCGCTGGCCACCGCCGGCAAGGCCGCCGCGACGGCCGCCGCGGGCAGCGGCATCGACGCCCTCAGCGGCCGGCTGCGCGGCAGCGCCGACGCGCTGCGCCGCAGGTCCGGCGGTGACCAGCCGGACGACTCCTCCGACGAGCGTTCCGCGCCGGACGAGGAGCAGGAGCTCGACGACCAGCCCGAGGCCGACGACGACTCGGACCAGGACGACTCGGACGAGCGGCAGCCGGCCGTCGCGCGCCGGCAGCGGGGGCGATGACCATGGCAGCGACCTCGAACCTCGCCGACCGGGCACGCGACCAGCTCGGCGGCGAACTGCGCAATCTGGCCTCCGCGATCGGTGAACGGGCCATGACGGTGGTGACCGAGCGGCTCACCGGCGCGACCGGCCGACTCAGCGAGTACGCCAAGTCCGGCGGCGGACCCGGTCTGATCGCCGCCGCCACCGGCGCGCAGAAGCTCGCCGAGGGCAGCTCCCCGATGAAGGCCATGTTCCATGCCGGCCTGGCCGGCGGTAAGGAGAAGCTCATGTCGGCGTTCGGTGGTGGCGGCGGCAAGGGTGGCAAGAGCGGCGGCAAGAAGCTCAAGGTCACCAACATCGTCGAGACCATCGAGGTCGGCGTGCCGGTCCGGGTGGCGTACAACCAGTGGACCACCTTCGGTGCCTTCCCGAGCTTCATGAAGAAGGTGGAGCTGGCGGAGAACGCCTCCGACGAGAAGATGAACTGGAAGGCGCAGATCTTCTGGTCGCACCGCAGCTGGGAGTCGACGATCATCCGGCAGATCCCGGACCGGTTGATCCACTGGCGGTCGAAGGGCGTGAAGGGCTCCGTCGACGGCACGGTCAGCTTCCACGAGGTCGGCCCGGAGCTGACGAAGATCCTCGTCGTCCTGGAGTACCACCCGAAGGGCCTCTTCGAGCACACCGGCAACCTGTGGCGGGCCCAGGGCCGGCGGGTCCGGCTGGAGATGAAGCACTTCGTCCGGCACGTCATGACCGTGACCGTGCTCGACCCCGACTCGGTCGAGGGCTGGCGCGGCGAGATCGAGGACTCCCAGGTGGTCAAGGACCACGAGACCGCGCTCCAGGAGGAGCAGGAGGCCCGCGAGCAGCAGGAGCAGGGCCAGGTCGAGGAGCCCGAGGAGGCGGAGGAGCCCGAGGAGGAGCCGGAGGAGGAGCGCCGGCCCGCCGAGCGTGGCCGCCGTCGTGCGCCGCAGCGTCGTCGTCCCCCGCAGGAGGAGGAGTACGACGAGTACGAGGAGGGCGAGGACTTCGACGAGGGCTACGACGAGGAGGAGGAGCCCGAGGAGGAGAAGCCTCCGGTGCGCCGCCGTCAGCCGGAGCGGGCCCGCCGCCCGCAGCCGCGGGAGGAGCGGGAGCCCCGCGAGGAGCGTCCCCGCCCGGCCGCCCGTCGGGCCCCCGAGGCACCCCGTCGGCCGGTGGTCCGCCGCCGCCGTGAGGAGCGTGGCGAATGACGATCGCGACGACGAGCGGCGGTCAGGGCGGTGGCGCCCTGGAACGCGGCGGTGGTGGCGGGGGCGGGGGAACCCTCGCCGACGTGGTGGAGACGGTGCTGGACAAGGGCGTGGTGATCGACGCGCAGGTGTCGGTCGCCGTGGTCGGCATCAACCTCCTGGAGATCAACGCCCGGATCGTGATCGCCAGCGTCGAGACGTACCTGCGGTTCGCCGAGGCGGTCGACCGGTACGACATCACCCCGAAGGGCACCAAGGGGCTGCCCGACCTGGTGGGCGACGCGGCCGGGGCGGCGACCAAGGGCAAGGCCCTCTCCGGCCTGGGCAAGGCGGCGCAGGAGATCAGTGGCGCGGTGGCCGACTCGATCAGCGACCGCTCCGAGCGCAAGCGGGACCGCCCGCGCCGCCGGGACGAGGAGGGCTGAGATGACCGACGAGCAGCCGGCCGGCGAGAGCGGCCTGTTCATCTACGGCATCGTGCCGTCCGACGTGGAGCCGACCCCCGACGCGGAGGGGGTCGGCACCCCGCCGGGGGAGATCACCGCGATCCGGCACGGCGACCTGGCCGCCCTGGTCAGCGAAGTCGGGCTGGAGGAGCCGATGGGCCGGCCCGCCGACCTGACCGCGTACCAGACGCTGCTGGACGGCACGGTGGTCGTGGCGCCGGTGCTGCCGGTCCGCTTCGGCACGGTGGTGACCGGGCCGGACGCGGTGGCCGACCTGCTGGAGGCGCACCACGACCGGTTCGCCGCCGCGCTCGACGAGTTCGAGGACCGGGTCCAGTACACGGTCCACGGGCGGTTCGAGGAGGCGGAGCTGATCAGCGAGATCCTGGCCGCCGACGCGGGGGCCGCCGCGCTCGCCGACCAGGTGCGCGGCCGGTCCGAGGTGGAGAGCCGCGAGCAGCGGATCCGGCTCGGCGAGATGATCAGCCAGGCGGTGGAGCTGCGCCGCGAGGCGGAGAACCGCGAGCTGATCGAGGCCCTCACCCCGTACGTGGTGGCGAACTCGCCCCGCCAGCCGAGCAGTGAGCTGGACGCGATGAACGTGGCCTTCCTGGTCGGCACGGACGACGAGGAGGAGTTCGTCCGGGCGGTGGAGGACTTCGCCGAGCAGCGTCGGGACCTGATCCGGATGCGGCTGCTCGGCCCGCTCGCCCCCTACGACTTCGTCAGCGCGCACCAGCTGGTGGAGTGACCCGTGGACATCCTGTGGGCGTTGCTGACCCTGCCGTACGCACCCGTGCGGGGGCTGACCTCGGTGGTCAAGGTCATCGCCCGGGAGGCGGAGGAGCGGCAGTACAACCCGGTCAACATCCGGCGGGAGCTGGAGGAGCTGGACCGGGCGGCGGCGGCCGGCGACATCACGCCCGAGGAACGGGACCGGGGGCAGCAGCAGGTGCTCGACCGGTTGACCACCCCGGCCGGCGGCTCCGGGCGTACGCCGTCCGGCTCCGCCGGCCGGGCCCGCCGGCCGCCCCCGGCCCGGCGCCGGTCCACCGACCGACGAGGTGACCAGGACCGCCGGCGAGGGAGATGAGATGACCGGAGCAAGGATCCGCGGCGACGGTGACCGGGAGCGGTGGCGCGACCGGGGCGGCCGGGAGGAGAACGACCGGTACGCCGACGACGACGAGGACTACGAGCCGATCACCGCGGCCGAGGCGGCCCGGGAAGGGCTGCGCCAGATCGTCGGGCTGACCGGCCGGGACGCCCTCGGGATCACCTCGATCCAACCCAGCGACGACGGCTGGCTGGTCGGGGTGGAGGTGGTCGAGGACCACCGGATCCCGGCCTCGACCGACCTGCTCGGCCTCTACGAGGTCGAACTGGACATGGCGGGCAGCCTGCTCGGCTACCGGCGGCTGCGCCGCTACCAGCGCGGCAAGGGGGACGTGAGCTGAGATGACCACTTCACGGCAACCCTCGGTGGTGCAGAACACCGGCCAGGTGATGGGTGCCGGCCACGAGCCGGCCAACCTGGGCGACATCCTCGAACGGGTCCTCGACCGGGGCATCGTGATCGCCGGCGACATCCGGGTCAGCCTGCTCGACATCGAGCTGCTGACGCTCAAGCTGCGGCTGGTGATCGCCTCGGTGGACACCGCGCGGCAGATCGGCATCGACTGGTGGGAGCACGACCCGTGGCTCAGTTCCCGGGCCCGGCCGCCCGTCGAGCCCGGCCCGCGCGACCCCGAGGAGGTGGAGGCGTCCCGGCGTCCGCGGGTCGCCGCCCGCGCCGCGAGGGAGGAGCGGAATGAGTACGACCGCTGAACCCACCCCGGCCGACGCCGCCCTCGGGGTCGGCGCCTGGCTGCACGGGGTGGTCCGCGAGGCGGACCCGGCGACGCTCGCCGGCATCGCCGGGATGGACGGCACCCCGGTGCGCGCGGTCCGCGCCGCCGGCCTGGTCGCCGTGGTCAGCAACGCCCCGCTGACCGAGTACGGCGAGGAGCCGTTGCGCCGCAACCTGGAGGACCTGGCGTGGCTGGAGCGGGCCGCGCGGAGCCACCACGCGGTGGTGGACACGCTCTCCCGGGCGGGTGCGGTGGTGCCGGCCCGGCTGGCCACCGTGCACCGCGACGACGAGCGGGTCGCCCGGGTGCTGGTCGAGCGGGAGGCGGAACTGAGCGCCGCGCTGGCCCGGCTCACCGGCCGCGAGGAGTGGGGCGTCAAGGGGTACGTGGTGCCCGGCGCGACGCCCCGGACCGAGGAGCCGGCCGGCGGGGGCGGCGCCGGGGCGGCGTACCTGCGGCGGCGGCGGGCCCAGCTCACCGCCCGCGAGGAGGGGCAGCGGATCGCGGCGGAGGCGTCCACCGCCGTGCACACCGCCCTCGCCGACCACGCCGTGGCCGCCCGTCGGCACGCCCCGCAGGACCGGCGGCTCTCCGGGGCGGCCACCGCGATGGCGCTCAACGGCGCGTACCTGCTCGACCGGGCGGCGCTGGACGGCTTCTCCGCGCTGGTCGGGGAGCTGGCCGAGCGGCACCCGGAGCTCCGGCTGGAGCTGACCGGCCCGTGGCCGCCGTACTCCTTCGTGGCGGAACCCTCGACGGAGCCGGCACCCCCGGAGCCGGCGTGACCGCGGTGCGGGGGTCGGCATGGCGGTGAGCCCGCTCGCGCCGAGCAGCGCCGACGGCGCGGTTCCCTACCAGCAGGTGGCCCTGGTCGACCTGCTCGACCGGGTGCTCGCCACCGGCGTGGTGATCAGCGGTGACCTCACCCTCGCCATCGCCGACATCGACCTGGTCCGGATCTCGCTGCGCGCGCTGGTGGCCTCCGTCGGCGCGCTCGCCCCGCCGGAGCTGCCCGACCCGCTCGCCGCGCCGGAACTCCCCGGCGGGCCCGCCGCACCGGAGCTGCCCGGCGCCGGCCGGGAGGTGGCGTCGTGACCGAGCGGGACGAGGCGGCCGACCTGGCCGCCGCGCTGGGGGAGCCGCAGTGGGAGAAGCCCCGGGTCCGGCCGCTGGACCGGCGGCTCGCCGTCGACACCGACTCGGTCGAGCGGGGCCTGGCCAGCCTGGTGCTCACCGTCGTCGAGCTGCTGCGGCAGCTGATGGAACGCCAGGCGCTGCGCCGGGTCGACCTCGGCGACCTCACCGACGAGCAGATCGAACGCGTCGGCGCCACCCTGATGGCCCTTGAGCAGCAGATGGCCCAGCTCCGCGACTACTTCGGCCTCTCCCCCGAGGACCTCAACCTCGACCTCGGCCCCCTCGGCCCCCTCCTGCCCAGGGACTGACCCTCACGATCACCGACAGGGGTCAGGGTTGGTGGGTGGCGGCGTAGGCGGCCAGCCAGGCGACCTGGTCGGGGTCGAGGGAGGGGCGGACGCGGGTGCGGGCGGACGCGACGTGGGCGGTGGTGACGGTGGCGGCGGTCAGGGACTCCCGCATCGCGGCCAGGGCCGACTCGCGGACCAGAGCGGCGCAGTCGGCGGCGGAGAAACCCGCCAGCTCCTCGCCGAGGGCGGCCAGGTCCACGTCGGGTGCGAGCGGGACGTGCCGGGCGGCGGCCCGGAGGATCTCCGCGCGGGCCGGCCCGTCCGGCGGTGGCACATAGACCAGGCGTTCCAGCCGGCCGGGGCGCAGCAGCGCCGGGTCGACCAGGTCGGGGCGGTTGGTCGCGCCGACCACCACCACGTTCCGCAGCGTCTCCACCCCGTCCAGCTCGGTCAGCAGCGCGGCCACCACCCGGTCGGTCGTACCCCCGTCGGTGGCCTGGCCGCGCAGCGGGGCCAGGGCGTCCACCTCGTCCAGGAAGATCAGCGTGGGCGCGGCCTCACGGGCCCGGCGGAACAGCTCCCGCACCGCACGCTCGCTCTCGCCCACCCACTTCGACAGCAGCTCGGCGCCCTTCACCGACAGCACGTTCGCCCGCCCCGACCCGGCCAGCGCGGTGACCAGATAGGTCTTGCCGCAGCCGGGCGGACCATAGAGCAGCACGCCCCGGGGCGGCTGCACACCCAGCCGGGCGAAGGTGTCCGGATAGGTCAGCGGCCAGAGCACCGACTCGGTCAGCCGCTCCTTCACCTCGTGCAGGCCACCCACGTCGTCCAGGGTCACCGAGGCCAGCTCCAGGCTCGCCGAGCCGGCCATCGTGGTGGGGCGGACCACCTCCCGCGCGGCGTCGAAGTCGACCATCGCCACCGTCGGTGACTCCGCCGACTTCTGCCGCAGCGCCGCCCGCACCCCGGCCTCGCGGACCAGCGCCGCCAGGTCCGCCGCGACGAACCCCGGCGTACGCCCGGCCACCTCGTCCAGCCGGACGTCCTCGGCGAGCGGCACCTGCCGGGTCAGCACGGTCAACTGCTCGCGGCGCATCGGCTGGTCCGGCAGCGGCACGGTGATCCGCAGCGAGAGCAGGTCGGGTGCGCGCAACGCCGGATCCACCGACTCCGGCCGGCCGGTGGTGCAGACGACCGCCGCCCCGGCGCGTACGGTCTCGGCGAGCACCTGCCGGAAGACCGTGGCCAGCGGGCCCGGATCGTCGGCCGGGGCGAGCGCCTCCACGTCGGTGACCAGCAGGACGGCCGGCCCGTCGGCGCGTACCGCCTCGGCGGCGGCGCGCAGTCGGGCCGCCGCGGCGTCGTTGGTGAGCGCGGCCAGCTCCGGGGCCCAGAGCGGGCAGACCCGGGCCCGTACCCGGGCGGCCACCGCCCGGACCAGCGCCGACTTGCCCGAGCCGGCCGGCCCGCTCAGCAGCACACCCAGCGACACGGTGGTGCCCAACCGGCCCAGTACGTCCCGGTGGTGGAAGCCGAGGTCGAGCAGTTCGGTCAGCTCGTCGGCCTGGGCCCGCAGCCCGGGCAGCTCGTCCACGCTCGGCGCCTCGTCCGGCTCGATCAGCTCCGGGGACGCGGCCGGCTCGCCGGACGACGCCGCACCGGTCAGTCGACCGCCGCTGTCCTGCCCGACCGGGCCGGAGCCGCGGGTGGTGGCGCCCTGCTCCCAACCGACCACGGTGTCCATCGTGACCAGCACGCCGACGGCCGGTCCGGCGGCGACCTCTTCGGCGGTGGTCGGCTCGACGGCGGCCCGTTCTGCGGCGACCGGTTCGATGGCGGCGACCGGTTCGACGGCGGCGGCCGGTTCGACGGCGGCCACGGTGAGCAGGGTGCTGGTCCAGGCGTAGCCGACGGCACTGGCCAGGCTGCGCCGAGCCGCCTCGACCAGGCTGCGTACCGGGGCGTCGGGGAGCACGTCCCGGGGCAGCAGCGACACGTCGTCCCCGGCGGTGACGACCTTGC
This genomic interval from Micromonospora sp. CCTCC AA 2012012 contains the following:
- a CDS encoding gas vesicle protein GvpG; translated protein: MDILWALLTLPYAPVRGLTSVVKVIAREAEERQYNPVNIRRELEELDRAAAAGDITPEERDRGQQQVLDRLTTPAGGSGRTPSGSAGRARRPPPARRRSTDRRGDQDRRRGR
- a CDS encoding gas vesicle protein GvpO, translating into MTGARIRGDGDRERWRDRGGREENDRYADDDEDYEPITAAEAAREGLRQIVGLTGRDALGITSIQPSDDGWLVGVEVVEDHRIPASTDLLGLYEVELDMAGSLLGYRRLRRYQRGKGDVS
- a CDS encoding gas vesicle protein K, coding for MTERDEAADLAAALGEPQWEKPRVRPLDRRLAVDTDSVERGLASLVLTVVELLRQLMERQALRRVDLGDLTDEQIERVGATLMALEQQMAQLRDYFGLSPEDLNLDLGPLGPLLPRD
- a CDS encoding GvpL/GvpF family gas vesicle protein, coding for MTDEQPAGESGLFIYGIVPSDVEPTPDAEGVGTPPGEITAIRHGDLAALVSEVGLEEPMGRPADLTAYQTLLDGTVVVAPVLPVRFGTVVTGPDAVADLLEAHHDRFAAALDEFEDRVQYTVHGRFEEAELISEILAADAGAAALADQVRGRSEVESREQRIRLGEMISQAVELRREAENRELIEALTPYVVANSPRQPSSELDAMNVAFLVGTDDEEEFVRAVEDFAEQRRDLIRMRLLGPLAPYDFVSAHQLVE
- a CDS encoding SRPBCC family protein, which codes for MAATSNLADRARDQLGGELRNLASAIGERAMTVVTERLTGATGRLSEYAKSGGGPGLIAAATGAQKLAEGSSPMKAMFHAGLAGGKEKLMSAFGGGGGKGGKSGGKKLKVTNIVETIEVGVPVRVAYNQWTTFGAFPSFMKKVELAENASDEKMNWKAQIFWSHRSWESTIIRQIPDRLIHWRSKGVKGSVDGTVSFHEVGPELTKILVVLEYHPKGLFEHTGNLWRAQGRRVRLEMKHFVRHVMTVTVLDPDSVEGWRGEIEDSQVVKDHETALQEEQEAREQQEQGQVEEPEEAEEPEEEPEEERRPAERGRRRAPQRRRPPQEEEYDEYEEGEDFDEGYDEEEEPEEEKPPVRRRQPERARRPQPREEREPREERPRPAARRAPEAPRRPVVRRRREERGE
- a CDS encoding gas vesicle protein encodes the protein MAVSPLAPSSADGAVPYQQVALVDLLDRVLATGVVISGDLTLAIADIDLVRISLRALVASVGALAPPELPDPLAAPELPGGPAAPELPGAGREVAS
- the gvpJ gene encoding gas vesicle protein GvpJ, which produces MTTSRQPSVVQNTGQVMGAGHEPANLGDILERVLDRGIVIAGDIRVSLLDIELLTLKLRLVIASVDTARQIGIDWWEHDPWLSSRARPPVEPGPRDPEEVEASRRPRVAARAAREERNEYDR
- a CDS encoding GvpL/GvpF family gas vesicle protein, coding for MSTTAEPTPADAALGVGAWLHGVVREADPATLAGIAGMDGTPVRAVRAAGLVAVVSNAPLTEYGEEPLRRNLEDLAWLERAARSHHAVVDTLSRAGAVVPARLATVHRDDERVARVLVEREAELSAALARLTGREEWGVKGYVVPGATPRTEEPAGGGGAGAAYLRRRRAQLTAREEGQRIAAEASTAVHTALADHAVAARRHAPQDRRLSGAATAMALNGAYLLDRAALDGFSALVGELAERHPELRLELTGPWPPYSFVAEPSTEPAPPEPA
- a CDS encoding AAA family ATPase; this encodes MAEPDLTLTASLRPAALDARRGVVRLHPEVLTALALRPGDPVRLAGRRVTAGIVAPAEPTASTALLYADDLLLGNLGLRDGGQVTVSPLPVTPARRVTLTGPAGIVAAVSPEMLRLALLGKVVTAGDDVSLLPRDVLPDAPVRSLVEAARRSLASAVGYAWTSTLLTVAAVEPAAAVEPVAAIEPVAAERAAVEPTTAEEVAAGPAVGVLVTMDTVVGWEQGATTRGSGPVGQDSGGRLTGAASSGEPAASPELIEPDEAPSVDELPGLRAQADELTELLDLGFHHRDVLGRLGTTVSLGVLLSGPAGSGKSALVRAVAARVRARVCPLWAPELAALTNDAAAARLRAAAEAVRADGPAVLLVTDVEALAPADDPGPLATVFRQVLAETVRAGAAVVCTTGRPESVDPALRAPDLLSLRITVPLPDQPMRREQLTVLTRQVPLAEDVRLDEVAGRTPGFVAADLAALVREAGVRAALRQKSAESPTVAMVDFDAAREVVRPTTMAGSASLELASVTLDDVGGLHEVKERLTESVLWPLTYPDTFARLGVQPPRGVLLYGPPGCGKTYLVTALAGSGRANVLSVKGAELLSKWVGESERAVRELFRRAREAAPTLIFLDEVDALAPLRGQATDGGTTDRVVAALLTELDGVETLRNVVVVGATNRPDLVDPALLRPGRLERLVYVPPPDGPARAEILRAAARHVPLAPDVDLAALGEELAGFSAADCAALVRESALAAMRESLTAATVTTAHVASARTRVRPSLDPDQVAWLAAYAATHQP
- the gvpJ gene encoding gas vesicle protein GvpJ, with the protein product MTIATTSGGQGGGALERGGGGGGGGTLADVVETVLDKGVVIDAQVSVAVVGINLLEINARIVIASVETYLRFAEAVDRYDITPKGTKGLPDLVGDAAGAATKGKALSGLGKAAQEISGAVADSISDRSERKRDRPRRRDEEG